The DNA window CCCGTGCGCGCGTCCACGATGGGCTGGAAGTGGTATTCCACCAGGCCGTCGTCAAGCAGGCGGTTCAGGTCCTCCTTGGTGTTCAGGATGAACGCCTTCTCCTCGTGGCTCTGCCTATCGAAGCGCAGCAGCGCGCCCTTGCGGCGGCTCTTGGCCTCGTACATGGCGAAGTCGGCGTATTCGCGCAGGTGGGCGAAGTCGCCGGCGTCCCCGGGGTAGAGCGCCACGCCGGCCGACGCGCGCACCTTCAGCACCGAGCCGTCGGGGGCCTCGAGCACGCTCGCGTCGAGCGCCCGCATGAACTCGTCGAACAGCGGCCAGGCCTCCTGCGCGCTTGCGTACCCGTCCACGAACACGAGGAACTCGTCGCCCGAGATGCGCGCGAAGCAGCCCCTTCCCGTGAACGTGCGCTCGATCACCTGCGCGGCGGCCTGGATGTAGTGGTCGCCCCAGTCGTGGCCGTAGGTGTCGTTGATGTACTTGAGGTTGTCCAGGTCCATCATCAGCATGGCTGCGAACGCCGGCGGGTTCTGCGCGAGGCGCCCGCAGACGGCCTCCTCGAACGCCCGGCGGTTCAACAGGCCGGTGAGCACGTCGTGGTCGCGCTCGTGCTCCAGGCGCAGGCGCGTGGTAATCTCGTCGGTCACGTCCTCCACCAGGCCGTACACCCGCTCGCCGTCGGCGTTGGCCACGGCCACGAAGCGCACCCAGCGCCGCCCCTCGGCATCGGACACGATCCAGCGTCCCTCGGCCTCCTTCTGCGCGTACGGCGCAAGCGGCTCCAGTAGGCGGCGGAACTCGCGGATGTCCAGGGAGCCGCCCACCTCGCCCGGCGCCTCGCTGGTGCCCGCGTCTGCGGCGCCAGCCGGCAGCACGCCGCCCAGCGTGTCGAAGAAGCCGGCGGTATAGGACACCTCGTCGGTGTCGCGGTTGTTCTCGAACGCGGCGATCGAGCGGTCGGACAGCCGCAGTATCTGCGAGAGGCGCGACGCGGCCACGGCCACCTCCGAGCCCAGCATCTGGATGGCGTCGGACAGCTCGTCGATCTCCACGATGCCCGTGCGGTCGAACGAGATGGGCTGCTCGGGCTTGGCGGCGCGCACCTCGCGCATGAGCGAGCGCAGGCGCGACGACGACGCCCAGGCTATCAGCACCGCGATGACCACGCCGATGGCAAGCGACGCCCCGTACACGCCCAGAAGGTTGCGTTCCAGCTGATAGGAGGCCGAGAACAGCGTGTCCTCGCTCTCCATGCCCAGAACCGCCCACTGCTCGGACGCGAAGGGCGACGTCTCGTCGTAGAGCTTGAGGTCCGTCGCCGCCACGATGGCGGCGTGCGGGTTCTCCTCCGTATCCAGCGGCATGGCCGTGAAGGCGCCGTGGACGCCCGATCCCAGCGCGAGCGTCCCCTCGTCGATGTAGAGGCTCTGCAGGGCGCCCGTGGTGGCCAGCGCCTCGAAGACGCGCCCGCCCCCTTCGCCCGCGGCCTCGCTCGCATCCTCCACCGCGAGCACGTAGGAGCCGTTGCCGTCCAGGTCGCGGTAGGGCAGAAACGCGGTCACGCGGTCGAGCCGCACCTCGATGCCGAACACGCCGCACAGGTTTCCCCTGTCGCCGCGCAGAGGCACGCTGTAGGTGATGGACGACGTGCCGGTCCACCCCAGGTCCACCGGCCGGCCCCAATAGCCCAAATCGACGCTGCGCGCATCGGGATGCTGCTCGGCGGCGCGCAGCGGCCGGTAATAGAAGTCGCTGCGCGCATCGCCTTCGGGCGCGAGCGGGAACGTGGCCGACCAGCCCGTGTCGAGCGCGATATCCAGCCGCTTGCCCACGCTGAGCGGGCACACCGACAGCAGCAGGTCGGAGCGGTTCGCGACGTCCACCTTGGGGTTCGAGTCGCGCACGTACAGGCCCGCGAGGGCGTCGCCCTCCTCCTCCGCGCCCGCCAACAGCACGTACACCCCGTCCACCTCGGTGCGCCGGGAGAACTCGATGAGCCGCTCCTCCACCGATTCGATGACGGCCAGGGACGCGTCCGACCCCGGCACGAGGTCGGCGGGCCCCGCCCCTTCGCGGGCCAGCACGTCGCCGATGGAGGCGCTCACGTCGTTGGCCACGGCGTCGAAATCCGACCAGCGGAACACCATGTCGCTCTCAAGGGCGCCGGCATGGCTGGACACGCGCTCGGCGAACAGGTCGTAGGCCACGGCGTCGATCTGCGAGGTGGTCTGGCTGGCCGAGAGCACGCTCAGGCAGACGAGCCCCTGCAGGGCGATGGCGATGCAGAACGGCACGGCTACCAGGACCCGAAACGTCAAGCCCTTCTTCTTCCCCGCTCTGTGTCTGCCCCGCACCATCGTTTCGGCTGCGCGCCGCCTCCTCGCCCCCTTCAGCCCTGCTTCGTGGCCGCTTCCAACTGCTCGCCCATGTCGGCGAGCCACGCGTCGAAGTTCTCGTCGGCAAGGTACGCCGCCGCGGCCTCGGCGCGGACAGTCCCGCCCGCCATGGCCTCCTCGATGGCGGCGACGTCGGCACTCGCCTTGTCGGCCAGGTTGTGCTCCAGCACGGCGCGCGCCTCCACGCCGCCCGCGAACGGCGCCGTGGCG is part of the Arabiibacter massiliensis genome and encodes:
- a CDS encoding GGDEF and EAL domain-containing protein, giving the protein MTFRVLVAVPFCIAIALQGLVCLSVLSASQTTSQIDAVAYDLFAERVSSHAGALESDMVFRWSDFDAVANDVSASIGDVLAREGAGPADLVPGSDASLAVIESVEERLIEFSRRTEVDGVYVLLAGAEEEGDALAGLYVRDSNPKVDVANRSDLLLSVCPLSVGKRLDIALDTGWSATFPLAPEGDARSDFYYRPLRAAEQHPDARSVDLGYWGRPVDLGWTGTSSITYSVPLRGDRGNLCGVFGIEVRLDRVTAFLPYRDLDGNGSYVLAVEDASEAAGEGGGRVFEALATTGALQSLYIDEGTLALGSGVHGAFTAMPLDTEENPHAAIVAATDLKLYDETSPFASEQWAVLGMESEDTLFSASYQLERNLLGVYGASLAIGVVIAVLIAWASSSRLRSLMREVRAAKPEQPISFDRTGIVEIDELSDAIQMLGSEVAVAASRLSQILRLSDRSIAAFENNRDTDEVSYTAGFFDTLGGVLPAGAADAGTSEAPGEVGGSLDIREFRRLLEPLAPYAQKEAEGRWIVSDAEGRRWVRFVAVANADGERVYGLVEDVTDEITTRLRLEHERDHDVLTGLLNRRAFEEAVCGRLAQNPPAFAAMLMMDLDNLKYINDTYGHDWGDHYIQAAAQVIERTFTGRGCFARISGDEFLVFVDGYASAQEAWPLFDEFMRALDASVLEAPDGSVLKVRASAGVALYPGDAGDFAHLREYADFAMYEAKSRRKGALLRFDRQSHEEKAFILNTKEDLNRLLDDGLVEYHFQPIVDARTGEVAAFEALMRSQVASIPTPDRILTLARSQSKLYRVEHLTFFGALQAFSRHAEGLDAVLFVNSIATQRLSPDDEQRLRSCYGNLLKRLVIEITESDYSREMAVYKEALAHRFGARLAIDDFGSGSNGETSLLDYHVDFVKLDMGIVRDIDTAVDHQDIARNLVGYAHDRGIRVVAEGVETEAELAAVVKLGVDYVQGFLCGRPAPEPSDIPDDVKRLIRSFSERSGA